One Cystobacter ferrugineus genomic window, TCCTGCCTGGTGCAGGGTGGGCTGTACGCCTCGGCCGTGGGGCCCTTCCTCCTCTTCAGCTACTACCTCAACGGCATCGACCTGCCTACGCTCCTGCTGGTGCTGGGCCTGGGGGCCTGCTGGTTCCTCTTCCTCACCGTGGTGGCGGTGTGCGCGGCCACGCTCGCCGAGGGGCGCATGGGCCGCGGCTTCGCGCACCTGGCGCTGCTGGGGGCGTTGGGGCTGGGGTTGGTCTATGGGCAGACCATTGCCTACGTCCTGTGCGAGCAGGGCTTCCGCTCCCTCTCCACCGACGAAGAGGTGCTCGACTTCGCCCTGGGCTCGTTGTGGCTGATGCTCACCTGCGCCTGGCTCCTCTTCGAGACCGCGGCCGCGCGGCTGTCCCTGCCCACCGAGAACTACTCGTGGGGGCCCCGGCGGGCGCTCGTCGTGCAGACCGTGCTCTCCGTGCTCGTCGTCCTGTGCTGTTGGTGGGATTCCAGCTCCCGGCGCATGGCCTGGGGGGTGAGCGTCCTCGGGTGTGGGTTGCTGACGCTCTGCGGCCTCGTGCTGGCCACGGATCTGGATGGACAGGCCCGCTCCCTGCGCGCCGCCACGCGGCCCTGGTCCCTCCTGCGTCCGGGTGCCTTGCGCGGCTTCCGGCTCGCCGTGCTGCTGCTGCTCTTCTGGACGGCGGCCTGCGGCGTGCTCTTCGTCCTCTCCACGCGTCACCGGTCCATCATAGACCTGCCCGGGGTGATCGCCCTGCCCCTGTACGCGCTCCTCTATCTCTCGCTGCCGCTGTGGGTGGCTCGCCTGCCTCGCTCGCCGGAGTTCTCCTCCCCAGCGTTGGTGCGGCTGCTGTTCTTCGTGATCGGCGGGCTCGGCCTCCTCGTGTCTTCCCTGCTGTCCTTCGTCCTCTGGCGCGAGGAGGAGGGCCACACGTTCCTCTCGCTGCTCAACCCCTTCCTCGGCGTGATCTGCTTCGCCTATGGGGATCCTCCGCTGGATGAGCCGGTGCTGGCCTGGCGCCTGCTCGGGTGCGTGGGGTTGCTCGCCGCGCTCTCCGTCTTCCTCGCGGATCGCTCGCTCGCCGCCCGGGAGCGAGAGGTCCACGCGGCATGAGCGCTCCGGTGGACCTCGACGAGGCGGAGGTGGCGCGGCTGGCTCCGGGGCTCGCCCTGGCGCTGCCCCGCACGCCCCACCGGGGCCGGGTGGGCGAGGTGCGCGCCGCCTCGGCGGGCTCCTCGTTGGACGTGCAGGACTTCCGCGCCTATCAGCCGGGAGACGACCTGCGGCAGATGGACTGGAACGCGGTGGCGCGCACCGGCGAGCTCATCCTGCGCGTGCGCCAGGACGAGGTGTCCCCCCGGCTGGAGGTGCTGCTGGACGGCTCGCGCAGCATGGCGGTGTCGCCGCGCAAGGCCGGGTGCGCGCGCGAGGTGGCGCTGCTGGCCACGGAGGTGGGCGCGCGGCAGGGGCTCGCGCCGACGTTGCTGGTGGGGGGCTCCCGGCCCGAGCGGGTGCAGGGCGCGGTGTGCCGGGGCGTGCTGCGCTCGGCCGCCTTCGACGCGCGGGAGGACCTGTCCACGGCCCTGGGGCGGCTGCCGCCGTTGCGCCCCTGTGGGCTGCGCGTGGTGGTGAGTGACTTCCTCTTCGAGGCGCCCCTGGCGGAGCTCGTGTCGCGGCTGGCGCGGGGGGCCGCGGCCCTCTTCCTGGTGCAGGTGCTGGACGCGGAGGATCTGGAGCCCTCGGGGGGCGAGGGCGCGCGGCTGGTGGACGCGGAGAGCGGCGAGGCGTTGGAGGAGCTGCTCACCGGGAGCGTGCTGGCCGCCTACGCGCGGCGCTTCTCCGAGCACCAGAAGCAGCTCGGGGCCGCGGCGCGGCGGGCGCGGGCCTCGCACCTGGTGCTGCGCGCGGACCAGGCCCTGGAGGCGCTCGTGGCCGGAGCGCTGCGGCCCCTCTTCCCCCCCGCGGGGGGCGCATGAGCCTCGGTTTTCCCTGGGGACTGCTGGCCCTGGGCGCGCTCGTGCCACTGGTGGCGGCGTACTTCCTGCGGCGCAAGCAGAAGCCCGTGGTGGTGAGTGCCCTGTTCCTCTGGCGCACGCCCCGTCCCCGCGCCGAGGCCGGCCCGCGCTTCGAGCGCTTCACCCGCGAGGCCTCGCTGCTGCTGGAGATGCTGGCGGTGGTGGCCGCGGCCTTGTTCCTCGCGGACGCGCGGTGGGGCGAGCGCGAGCGGGCGCGGCACCTGGTGTTGGTGGTGGATGGGAGCCTGTCGCTGTCGGCGCGGGGGGCCGATGGGGTGTCCGGGGTGGAGCGGGTGCGCGTGGAGGCGGCCCGGCGCGTGGAGGAGGAGCGGGCCACGCGGGTGACGGTGCTGGTGAGTGGCGGGGTCCCCCGGGTGCTCGCGGGGCCGGAGGCGGAGCCCTCGCGGGCACTGGCCGCGTTGGAGTCCTTCCGGACGCTCGGCGCGGACCATGACGTGGCGCCCACGCTGCGTTGGGCCCAGGAGCTGGCGGGCCCGGGCCAGCGCGTGCACTTCCTCACGGATGCGCCGCCCGGCCCCGGGGTGGCCGTGCCGGACACGGTGCGGTGGACGGCCCTGGGCGAGCCCCGGGACAACGTGGGGCTGGTGTCCGCGTGGCGCCGGGACGAGGGCTCCACGGCCACGGTGACGCTGCGGGTGGCGCGTTGGGGCACGGGCCCCGAGGAGACGGAGGTGCGCGTGGTGGCGAGGCCCGGGCCGGGAGCGGTGGAGGGCACGGAGCGGCG contains:
- a CDS encoding ABC transporter permease; amino-acid sequence: MSATASVEAPRAWWLARWGERLNPLVVKEVRQGLRSRVFWLSFGLMLLACFIISLAAYVATLENSLRPQGRTYFLAFFFCLGVVHFFLLPYGAYRSLSREREEETWVLLLLTGLGPRRILRGKVASCLVQGGLYASAVGPFLLFSYYLNGIDLPTLLLVLGLGACWFLFLTVVAVCAATLAEGRMGRGFAHLALLGALGLGLVYGQTIAYVLCEQGFRSLSTDEEVLDFALGSLWLMLTCAWLLFETAAARLSLPTENYSWGPRRALVVQTVLSVLVVLCCWWDSSSRRMAWGVSVLGCGLLTLCGLVLATDLDGQARSLRAATRPWSLLRPGALRGFRLAVLLLLFWTAACGVLFVLSTRHRSIIDLPGVIALPLYALLYLSLPLWVARLPRSPEFSSPALVRLLFFVIGGLGLLVSSLLSFVLWREEEGHTFLSLLNPFLGVICFAYGDPPLDEPVLAWRLLGCVGLLAALSVFLADRSLAAREREVHAA
- a CDS encoding DUF58 domain-containing protein, translated to MSAPVDLDEAEVARLAPGLALALPRTPHRGRVGEVRAASAGSSLDVQDFRAYQPGDDLRQMDWNAVARTGELILRVRQDEVSPRLEVLLDGSRSMAVSPRKAGCAREVALLATEVGARQGLAPTLLVGGSRPERVQGAVCRGVLRSAAFDAREDLSTALGRLPPLRPCGLRVVVSDFLFEAPLAELVSRLARGAAALFLVQVLDAEDLEPSGGEGARLVDAESGEALEELLTGSVLAAYARRFSEHQKQLGAAARRARASHLVLRADQALEALVAGALRPLFPPAGGA